AAATGAAATAGAGCGCAAACAGTCTCAGCCCTAGCGGGATCCTTGGCCAGCGTCGCATCATTCACTTTGCCCGTTGTAGAAGTAACCAAACCCCCGTTTGGTCACGATCCGCTCTGCCATCGCATACGGTTTGAGTTTGTGACGAATGGCCTTGATATGCGAATCAATGTTGCGCTCATACACCGCGTCCGGCGTCATATCCGCGGCGACCATCAATTGCTCGCGACTGAAAACCTGATCTGAGTGGGAGAGGAGTTGACGCAAGATCTTAAATTCAACCGCGGTGAGCCCCAATGGTTGTGCATTCACGCAGTAGTCAAAGTGCTGCGCAACGAGGGCCTGATCCGATGAAGATTGCGTTGATTCGGACTGAGGAAAGGCCGTTCGTGCTTTGATTCGGAGCTTGATTCTGGCCAGCATCTCTCGTGGGCTGAAGGGTTTGGTTACGTAGTCGTCAGCCCCGATTTCTAAGCCGACCACGCGATCTATCTCCTCATTGCGCGCGGTTAAGAAAATAATGGGTACCGCAGAAAAGTCTCGGATGGTTTTGCACAGCTCAAATCCGTTGCCATCGGGCAACCCAACGTCTAAGACGAGCAACGCCACAGGGTGTTGACGTAAATACGCCAAACCTTGTTCAGCGGTCGCAAACCACTGAACCGGGTAACCGTCCATTTCTAAGACATGGATTAAGGTGTCTGCAATCGCGGGTTCGTCTTCAATGATGACGACAGTCAATGGGTCACTCAAAGGAGGTCTCTTCGTTTCGGTGAGGAAAGCCCACTATCAGAGGGCACGATGTCACTTATACTACCTTGGGAAATCGGGAACACAAGTGTGACTGAGGGGGGGGGGGGTGTCTTGCCGAGGGGGGGGGTGTCTTGCCGAGGCAGGCCCACGAGTGAGCGGCAGAAAAAAAGCGCTCGATGACGAGCGCTCAATTGAGGCAGCGAACCGCAGGGCTGACTGCCTCGTTAAACCCACCAGAATGGTGGCGCGAGATGGCCGCTTTAGTTCAACTGTCCATAAGGGATGATCTCACTCGGTGTGGCTGAAAGGCGGTCCACTTGCGACAGGATTTTATACAAGTATTTCTCACCCAACGACGTACTCAGCTTCATTTTATTGGTCAGTGCAGCCGTATCAACGTGTTGGATCAGAATACTGGTTTGAGAGCCTGGATCGTATAGGGCCAGATCGTCCCCTCGTCGTTGCAACAACAATGCATTGGGGTTCTCTAGGGCTAATTTCAGTGTCTCACCCACTCTGTGGCTTTGAATCAACACCTGCTGGTAGTGAGCAAGGTCGTTCTCGTCCAAGCTATAGTGATAGTCGCGGCTATTGCCACTCCACAACAAAGAACGCACCCCTTTGATTTTAGGCAGAGTCTGGATCTTGCTGCCTTCGCTGCCTTGCAAGACTAAATGGGTTCCCCCTTCCGTGAGTGCCATCGAGAAGTGCCCTAATGGGGAGTGATCCGTGAGATGTTGCTGATACAGCGTCTGTGCATCGACATCAAACACATAGTCGCCGCCGTCAACACTTTGCCCTAAATAAGTCAGGTTATGATGGACATCCAGCCCCGGCGCCGTGACGGTACGTCCAGATTCATGCAAATACCAGCTCGGTACTGAGCCTAGAAGACGGACCTGCTTAGGCAATTGATACTCGCTTTCAAGCGCATCAATGGCTTGGTGGCGATATTGGTGATGAGTTTGCCATTCCATAGTGACCGCTCTGAGTATCGGTTTGTCCATAGGGCCCGCGTTTGCGCTTAACTCGACCACAAGGCCGTCACGGGTGGACAGTTGCAGAGATTGCCCCTGCCAAGCCGCGTGGGTCAATTCCCCCGCCAGCGTCGAAAATTGCTCCGCGTCAGCCACTTCACCTTGTAACACGAGCTTGTCGTCCAATATGAGATCATCGTTTACGACGGCCTGACGATACAGGCTGGCATCGTCGTGATTGTACAACCAAGCCCATTGTTGATCTGACGTTAGCCCCAGAAAATTCAAGTGCTGACCATTGAGGTTGCTGCCCGCTCTGATCAACGTCGCGGACTGATTGTCGTACCACAGGTTCACCGTTTCGCCTTGGCTATCTGTCATACCGAGCAGCACCAGTTGGGCAAGTTTCGCAGAGGCTTTTTCACTTAAGGCCTTCAATTGTGGCAGGACCTGTTGACGGTGGTTCTGTAGCCAATGAGACGTCACACCAGCCAGTCTTGGCGTTTGGTCTGCTAGCCATAAGGTTTGATCGTTGGCGATGGCAAAGAGTTGGTGTTGGTTATTTAAGACGTTACGTAAACCGCCACTGAATTCCGGTAAAGACACCGAGCGAGCCTGGGATCGGTTACTTGCTTGGTAATACAAACGCTGTTGGCTGTGGGAATAGAAGAAGTAGCGTTGATCGGTTTCCCCCTTGTTTTGCACCAAAGCAAGGATCAGATCGTCAGGCTGAGTGTTGAGATTGGCGTGGATCACGCCTAGGTCGCCCCTCTGCTCTGCGAGGACCCAGTACCTGTGTTTCTGCCCTTGCTTATTCGCTGACACGGAAATGACGTCGCTTAGGCTTGCCTCTATCCATCGATCTGCTCTCAGGTCAACTTCCCCCCCGACACCGGCTTGGAATGACTGGAAGAAATAGTTCGTCGTGACTCGATTCGGCGCCGTGTCGGCCATGAGGTTATCTAACAACTGAAGGTCGCCGTTCACATCGACCAACTTCATGCTGTTTTCGTCCAGTACATAGGTCCATTTAGCCGGATGACCAGCGTTGGTTTGCTGCTCGATCGACCAGTAGAGGCGCTGATTTTCCTGCCACACCCGGCTGGTCGCTTTGCCATGAGCGTAGTCCCAACCGAAGGCGCGATACTGAGCCACAATACGCGACTCGGCGATGTTCACTAGCCACACTTGGTTGTCTTTGTTAAACCACGCAAGATCCCCCGTCTGAGCCACGAGCTTGGCATCGCTTAGGAAGTCACTGTGAGCGGGCGACGGCGTATAAATAAACCGCTGCTGATCAACTTGATAGTAGGCCAGGCCAACAGAGTGGTCCTGATCTTGAGGCACAAAGTTTTCAACAGCCACAAAAGCGCTGTCGAGGTGGTGCTTGGCCACTTCAGACTGGATATGCTGGTGTAATTGTTCAGCATTCTGCCAAGAAGAGGCATCTTCCGACGTGATTTGGTAGCGGCTGTTTTCTGGGTCAACAACGAGCACTTCGTTATGTTTGTTGATCACCGCAATGCTCCCCCAGGACAATCCGGGTAGGTTGACTCTGACGCCACCGATATTGAGGTGATCACGCGTGACTTCAAGGTGATCGGATGACAACTGGCGTGCATCAAGGATCCAGCGCGTACTTCGGTCTCTACGAGACGTCACTTGCAAAGAAAGGCTGGCCCCCGATTGCAGACTGATATGGTATTCCCCCCCTTTGCCGTTAAAGGCATAGTGCAATTTACCACTCAGCTCTTTGCCCAATTTACGCATCAGAATTTGGCGATTTTGCGCATCCAGATTCACGTTGATATTGGTATGGACATATTCTTGTGTGATCTTACGTATCGTGTATTCCGAAGGAAAAATGTAAAAGTCATAATCGAATCGACGATCCTCTTCGAGACGACGAATCACACTAAAACCGGAATCATGACGTGTGGTGGACCCAGGTAAGATCTGATATTGATAGCTAATGTACGACTTTGGTGTGGCAGGCAAAATCAAAGCCCTATCACTGGCGTTAATGTTTGTCGTCTCGTTGTAGCCAATGCCGGCTCTAACATTGATCGCTTGGGATTTGTCTCTGATCATCCTAGGGAAATCACCGGCCCAGAAAAAGTAGTTAATCGCCCCCGATCCCGTGCTGCCATGATGGGTACGGTAGATGTATTGACTATCAAAATGCACTTGACCCGTTTGAAGGTCTATTTGGCTGATCACTGCCCCATCTTTGGGCTCAAGCGCGTGGTAACGGCTGCCATCATCGAGAGTTTTATCCACCAGCGCATACCCCCCGCTGTGATACGCGGAGTCGACCGCGGCGAAGTAACGACCGACGGCTTTGGCATCCTCTGCGACTTCACCAAACGCCTGTGCCAGAGCGGTAAAACCAACCGCGAGTCCGCCCAGGATCACGCCCGCGCCCCCCAGTACGGCACTGGCGGTGCCCGCACCCGCAAGGCCTGCCCCGATGCCCGCTGAGGTGGTCACAAAAGACGCTGAGTCAAAGGCCAACTGAGTACCAAATACCGCTTTTTGTACCTCATTTTGTGCATGCGCCAACTCATAGGAGTCCAACACCACGGAAGCAAAGCCTAGTCCAAGACCGATCCCTTCATTTGCAACGTGCCCTACTGCAGACAACGTCGAGCTTGTCACGCTTTGCCCTTCCTGTAGAGCGGCACGATACAAACCGACAATCTTACTGGCGTCCATCACGGTGCCGTGCGCGATTTGAGCTAAGTTAATGTAGGTGTGGACCTGCAACGCGGTGTTTAATCCTTGGGGCAGGGGGTCACCCGCTGCGGCCGTGCGGCTGTGGTTATTAAACCAAGAAAGAATCGCCTGGACCGCAAACGCGGCATTCAAGCCGTCTACATGCTCGACATCCGTAATGCTCGCATGACGGGTGAGCTCTCCGTGGCTAAAGTTGTAGCTCTTTTTCAATCGACCCAATGCATCTTCGTAATAATGTTTGAATTTCCAAACTCTTTCGTCTGACGTTAACACGCTGATTTCACGGTTGTCTTCGCGATGTATTAACGGAATTCGATACTGACCGCTGGGTGTCTTTTCGATGTTCTCAAACACGGGTACCCAAGCGTGATCTAAGCGATGACGGCGGTATACGTCTTGCGCGGCCGCAAAGAAGTCCTGAGCCAAATTGGCGCCCTGTAAGACACTCAGTGCGGATTTGAGTTGCAAATCCGTGGATAGGCTGTCGCTGGCTTGCGCCAAACGAGCGGCATGGTCCGCCGTTGCCAGGTTCGCGACTCGGTCACTTGGGCTCGCCAGATCTTGGACGCTCAGTCCGGTGCTTAAACGTACTTCGGCCATTTTGGCAGTGTCCAGTGACCGCATGTCGAAGGTTGGCTGGCTTACATTGCCATAGGCATCATAAAAACGCGCAAATTTGTTTTTGATCAGGTGTTCTTTTAAAGAGGCTTGTAAGGCTTTTGAGCTGTCAAATCGGAATACCGCAAAGTTGGGATCGTAGAAGAAGTAACGGCTCTTGCCCTCGAATTGTCTTTTCCCCACTAACATGCTGTGCGCGTGAGTATTCATCAGCATGAATTTGCTGCTGCCATTGGTCAGGGACTCCTTTTCCAAGTTTGAGACAATCCCCTTGATGCTCAGGCGCCCTGCGTCTGTCTCCGCAAGCCCCGCGTCTGTATTGGAGTGCAATTGGCCGACAGTGGTATACACATTGGTCGCGATTTGGGAGTCTGGGTGGGCAGCGGCATCGAACAATACAGAGGCAAACTGGTTCGCACCAAGCTCCCCTTTTTGTGCGATCGCGGTGGCCATCACACGGGAGAGTGGCAAACAGCGTCCCGGCCGACCGAGCAAAACAAAGTCTTGTGGCACAAGCTGGGTAACAAACGCGCCTTGAGCGGTCATGTAGCGACTGACTTCGGCACTTTTGTCCAACGCGAAACGCATAGTTTCCTGTTGGAACTGCTGCTTGATATGGGCCACCAATGCGCCTTTTTGCTTAAAGGTTAACTGGTGACTGTCATCAAACATCAGTCGAATCATATCGAGGGCTTTCATGCCCTGATGATAGCCTGGCACTTCAATATCTTGGCTGTTCGATTTACCGAACAGGTAATCGTCCCCTCGTTGCCCTTTTAGGCTTTCTAGGGCTTGCTTTTGCGTATTATATTGATCCACCAAACGTTGATTCGGACTGGCCTTGAGATGGGCATCGATCGCAATTACGGACGAGACGCCTTCACGGTCTTTTTTCTCTAACCATAGCCACAAACGATCCATGTCTATGCTTTTATCAATGCCATCGAGATAGCTCTGTTGATAAAACGCTTTGGTCGCATTAATGGCATCGATTTGTGCTTGTAGATGTTGCTTTCGTTCACCGGTCGCTTTTCTTAGCTTGGCGAACAGTACGGACTTACGCTCAAGCAAAGGGGCAAGCTCTTCATCGGTTTTTTGTTTCAGCGCATTTCTGAGATCTTGCCATTGGGCTAAGGCCGGGTTTTCATCGACCTTTAAGGAACTGCCGGTTTGGTAATCCTGATCTTGAGGTAAGGGTTCAACAGACAGTCCTAAGGCCTTTGCGTCTGTAAGTAAACGTCCCTGAGCCAGGGTTCTTTCCTGACGAAAAGCCTCTACTCTGGCTTGGTCATCGATGGCGTTAGGGCGCTGAATCCGCACTTCCCCTGTCGCACCTTTACGCTTGACCCAGGTGGTCAGCAAGGGATTGTCAGGGTGGGGTATTTGCTCTTGACGTTGGAGCATCAATTGCCATTGGCCGTCTTTGAATATCATGTAGGCACCGGCAACTTCATCTGATACGCCTTGTC
Above is a window of Vibrio tubiashii DNA encoding:
- a CDS encoding TcdA/TcdB pore-forming domain-containing protein; its protein translation is MKKQLIAVLVSSLMGGEALSVAHASPAPVVTISTAEAIAQFTYSPREFLNQYTVDVIELIKNGGLPTQGQVRLETAPQGFKLRYADAPAADTTSAYFLGFNGRTNPIPAYVDVPKHVAEGTLLLTGSLTGCSVIVTDLNDTHYRVFHDGRVGSSVLYDNVVMAVDYADYQGQGVSDEVAGAYMIFKDGQWQLMLQRQEQIPHPDNPLLTTWVKRKGATGEVRIQRPNAIDDQARVEAFRQERTLAQGRLLTDAKALGLSVEPLPQDQDYQTGSSLKVDENPALAQWQDLRNALKQKTDEELAPLLERKSVLFAKLRKATGERKQHLQAQIDAINATKAFYQQSYLDGIDKSIDMDRLWLWLEKKDREGVSSVIAIDAHLKASPNQRLVDQYNTQKQALESLKGQRGDDYLFGKSNSQDIEVPGYHQGMKALDMIRLMFDDSHQLTFKQKGALVAHIKQQFQQETMRFALDKSAEVSRYMTAQGAFVTQLVPQDFVLLGRPGRCLPLSRVMATAIAQKGELGANQFASVLFDAAAHPDSQIATNVYTTVGQLHSNTDAGLAETDAGRLSIKGIVSNLEKESLTNGSSKFMLMNTHAHSMLVGKRQFEGKSRYFFYDPNFAVFRFDSSKALQASLKEHLIKNKFARFYDAYGNVSQPTFDMRSLDTAKMAEVRLSTGLSVQDLASPSDRVANLATADHAARLAQASDSLSTDLQLKSALSVLQGANLAQDFFAAAQDVYRRHRLDHAWVPVFENIEKTPSGQYRIPLIHREDNREISVLTSDERVWKFKHYYEDALGRLKKSYNFSHGELTRHASITDVEHVDGLNAAFAVQAILSWFNNHSRTAAAGDPLPQGLNTALQVHTYINLAQIAHGTVMDASKIVGLYRAALQEGQSVTSSTLSAVGHVANEGIGLGLGFASVVLDSYELAHAQNEVQKAVFGTQLAFDSASFVTTSAGIGAGLAGAGTASAVLGGAGVILGGLAVGFTALAQAFGEVAEDAKAVGRYFAAVDSAYHSGGYALVDKTLDDGSRYHALEPKDGAVISQIDLQTGQVHFDSQYIYRTHHGSTGSGAINYFFWAGDFPRMIRDKSQAINVRAGIGYNETTNINASDRALILPATPKSYISYQYQILPGSTTRHDSGFSVIRRLEEDRRFDYDFYIFPSEYTIRKITQEYVHTNINVNLDAQNRQILMRKLGKELSGKLHYAFNGKGGEYHISLQSGASLSLQVTSRRDRSTRWILDARQLSSDHLEVTRDHLNIGGVRVNLPGLSWGSIAVINKHNEVLVVDPENSRYQITSEDASSWQNAEQLHQHIQSEVAKHHLDSAFVAVENFVPQDQDHSVGLAYYQVDQQRFIYTPSPAHSDFLSDAKLVAQTGDLAWFNKDNQVWLVNIAESRIVAQYRAFGWDYAHGKATSRVWQENQRLYWSIEQQTNAGHPAKWTYVLDENSMKLVDVNGDLQLLDNLMADTAPNRVTTNYFFQSFQAGVGGEVDLRADRWIEASLSDVISVSANKQGQKHRYWVLAEQRGDLGVIHANLNTQPDDLILALVQNKGETDQRYFFYSHSQQRLYYQASNRSQARSVSLPEFSGGLRNVLNNQHQLFAIANDQTLWLADQTPRLAGVTSHWLQNHRQQVLPQLKALSEKASAKLAQLVLLGMTDSQGETVNLWYDNQSATLIRAGSNLNGQHLNFLGLTSDQQWAWLYNHDDASLYRQAVVNDDLILDDKLVLQGEVADAEQFSTLAGELTHAAWQGQSLQLSTRDGLVVELSANAGPMDKPILRAVTMEWQTHHQYRHQAIDALESEYQLPKQVRLLGSVPSWYLHESGRTVTAPGLDVHHNLTYLGQSVDGGDYVFDVDAQTLYQQHLTDHSPLGHFSMALTEGGTHLVLQGSEGSKIQTLPKIKGVRSLLWSGNSRDYHYSLDENDLAHYQQVLIQSHRVGETLKLALENPNALLLQRRGDDLALYDPGSQTSILIQHVDTAALTNKMKLSTSLGEKYLYKILSQVDRLSATPSEIIPYGQLN
- a CDS encoding response regulator, with translation MSDPLTVVIIEDEPAIADTLIHVLEMDGYPVQWFATAEQGLAYLRQHPVALLVLDVGLPDGNGFELCKTIRDFSAVPIIFLTARNEEIDRVVGLEIGADDYVTKPFSPREMLARIKLRIKARTAFPQSESTQSSSDQALVAQHFDYCVNAQPLGLTAVEFKILRQLLSHSDQVFSREQLMVAADMTPDAVYERNIDSHIKAIRHKLKPYAMAERIVTKRGFGYFYNGQSE